A window of the Desulfobacula toluolica Tol2 genome harbors these coding sequences:
- a CDS encoding MTH1187 family thiamine-binding protein, with the protein MNVIIDLCVVPIGVGLSVSKYVAACHKIIKDAGLESELHAYGTNIEGNWDAVFDVVKKCHEKIHDMGAPRITTTIKAGTRTDRDQTMADKVASVKAKL; encoded by the coding sequence ATGAACGTAATCATTGATCTTTGCGTGGTACCCATCGGTGTTGGCCTTTCCGTATCAAAATATGTGGCAGCATGTCACAAGATCATCAAAGACGCCGGTCTTGAATCCGAGCTTCATGCCTATGGCACAAATATAGAGGGGAACTGGGATGCCGTATTTGACGTGGTAAAAAAATGCCATGAAAAAATTCATGACATGGGAGCCCCCAGAATCACAACCACCATAAAGGCCGGCACACGGACAGACCGGGACCAGACCATGGCGGATAAGGTTGCCAGCGTTAAAGCCAAACTTTAA
- the purN gene encoding phosphoribosylglycinamide formyltransferase: MAKKITVGTLISGGGTNLQAIIDACRDNRIDANIVFTGSDTPGVKGLERAQKANIDTFVVDYAHIIEDCKKNGIKDTDLPKDFNLKEIQSKQKLVVSDASKEQVEFFLKSRAIAEKKLLDIILDYDMDLLVLAGFMRVLTPYFIDRINIEPGKHKIMNIHPALLPSFPGTDGYGDTFRYGCKIGGCTVHFVDYGEDTGPIIGQKAFEIEDKDTLDDIKKKGLEKEWELYPHCIQKFADRV, translated from the coding sequence ATGGCAAAAAAAATCACTGTAGGCACCTTGATATCAGGTGGCGGGACAAACCTTCAGGCAATCATTGATGCATGCCGCGACAACAGAATTGATGCAAATATTGTTTTTACTGGCTCTGACACGCCAGGAGTCAAAGGGCTTGAACGGGCGCAAAAAGCCAATATCGACACCTTTGTTGTGGATTACGCCCACATCATTGAAGACTGCAAAAAAAACGGAATAAAGGACACGGATCTGCCAAAAGATTTTAATCTGAAAGAAATTCAGTCAAAACAAAAACTGGTTGTATCTGATGCATCCAAAGAACAGGTGGAATTTTTTTTAAAAAGCCGGGCTATTGCAGAAAAAAAACTGTTGGATATTATCCTTGACTATGACATGGATCTTCTTGTCCTGGCAGGATTTATGCGGGTTTTAACCCCTTATTTTATTGACCGGATCAACATTGAGCCAGGAAAACACAAAATCATGAATATCCATCCCGCACTTTTACCGTCTTTCCCAGGCACGGACGGATATGGGGACACGTTTCGGTACGGTTGCAAAATCGGCGGATGCACGGTTCATTTTGTTGATTACGGGGAAGATACAGGTCCAATTATCGGACAAAAGGCATTTGAAATTGAAGACAAAGACACCCTTGACGACATAAAGAAAAAAGGCCTTGAAAAAGAGTGGGAACTTTACCCCCACTGCATTCAAAAGTTTGCTGATAGGGTTTAA
- the polA gene encoding DNA polymerase I → MADSKKADSRKKIFLIDGSAFLYRAFHAIRSLNTSKGHPTNATFGFARILLKLLRDNTPEYAVVIFDVKGPTFRHQMYDQYKANRPPMPEDLAVQIPDIKRVIEAFNIPIEEKQGFEADDLVGTYAKLAREKGFEVVMVTGDKDFMQLVSDHCTLWDPMKDTITDVAKIKKDMGIDPIQFIDILGLAGDSSDNIPGVRGVGPKTAIKLIAQFGSIENLYENIDELKKKKKLYENLSTSKDIVFLSRDLATIDQSVEVTRQIEDFKIDNINTKKAFELFREFEFKTLAAEFAQKTDSSEKKYTLVTKIKDLENLAHTLEKEKIFAVDTETTSKTPMDAQLVGISFSFKENQGFYIPIGHTSPDDIAQSDDLDQPDQINQPDKDDILRIFKPILENPDIKKVGQNIKYDYIVLSRFGITLQGIAFDTMIASYLLNPATRGHSLDRIAMNLFGYKTISYEDVTGKGKNQIGFQDVPIAQAVNYASEDADITFMAYQQFKKQIQDQNLSDLMEKIEIPLITVLANMEMEGIKVDEDALQHLSQTFDLELKSLEKEIYALAGEEFNINSSQQLGVILFEKLQLKTAKKTKKKTGYSTDVEVLTKLAQTHELPEKLLRYRTLGKLKSTYADSLQQLINKETGRIHTSFNQTITVTGRLSSSHPNLQNIPIRKKEGKEIRKAFIPKKGHTLISADYSQIELRILAHYAEDDILIEAFNEGEDIHTRTALEVFQVLPEFVTADLRSQAKAINFGIVYGMSGFRLSNELSISRKMAKAYIDNYFKRYAGVKKFIDTTIEETRKTGEVSTLFGRKRRLDDINSSNANVRNFAQRAAINTPIQGSAADLIKMAMIKMADALKANNMASKMLLSVHDEIIFECPLEEKEQLIDLAKTVMEQVHPLKVPLTVNFGIGENWAQAH, encoded by the coding sequence ATGGCAGATTCAAAAAAAGCGGATTCCAGAAAAAAAATATTTCTCATTGACGGCAGTGCATTTTTATACCGTGCATTTCATGCCATCAGGAGTCTGAACACCTCAAAAGGGCACCCCACAAATGCCACATTCGGGTTTGCCCGGATTCTGCTAAAATTATTAAGGGACAACACTCCTGAATATGCCGTGGTCATATTTGATGTTAAAGGACCCACATTCCGCCACCAGATGTATGATCAATACAAGGCCAACCGGCCTCCAATGCCAGAAGATCTGGCGGTTCAGATTCCGGATATCAAACGGGTTATTGAGGCATTCAATATTCCAATTGAAGAAAAGCAGGGATTTGAGGCAGATGACCTTGTGGGCACCTATGCAAAACTGGCCCGGGAAAAAGGATTTGAGGTTGTCATGGTCACCGGGGATAAAGACTTTATGCAGTTGGTGTCCGACCACTGCACTCTCTGGGATCCCATGAAAGATACCATAACGGATGTGGCCAAAATAAAAAAAGACATGGGAATAGACCCAATACAATTTATTGACATTCTAGGGCTTGCCGGAGACAGTTCGGACAATATTCCAGGTGTCCGGGGGGTCGGGCCTAAAACCGCCATAAAACTGATTGCCCAGTTTGGTTCCATTGAAAATCTGTATGAAAATATTGATGAGCTTAAAAAAAAGAAAAAATTATATGAAAATCTTTCTACCAGCAAGGATATAGTTTTTTTAAGCCGTGATCTTGCCACCATTGATCAGTCCGTAGAGGTCACAAGACAGATTGAAGATTTTAAAATAGACAATATTAATACAAAAAAAGCATTTGAACTGTTTAGGGAGTTTGAATTCAAGACACTGGCTGCAGAATTTGCTCAAAAAACAGACAGTTCTGAAAAAAAATATACTCTGGTCACCAAAATCAAGGATCTTGAAAACCTGGCTCATACCCTTGAAAAGGAAAAAATTTTTGCCGTTGATACGGAAACTACATCCAAAACCCCCATGGATGCGCAGCTTGTGGGAATCTCTTTTTCTTTCAAGGAAAACCAGGGGTTTTATATTCCCATCGGCCATACAAGCCCGGATGATATTGCTCAATCGGATGATCTTGATCAACCTGACCAAATTAATCAACCGGACAAGGATGACATATTAAGGATTTTTAAACCAATACTTGAAAACCCGGACATCAAAAAAGTGGGGCAAAATATCAAGTATGACTATATTGTCTTGTCAAGATTCGGCATCACACTGCAAGGCATTGCATTTGACACCATGATTGCCTCTTATCTTTTAAACCCAGCAACACGGGGTCACAGTCTGGACCGGATTGCCATGAATCTTTTTGGATATAAGACCATTTCTTATGAAGATGTGACAGGTAAAGGGAAAAACCAGATCGGATTTCAGGATGTTCCCATTGCCCAGGCCGTGAATTATGCTTCTGAAGATGCGGATATTACCTTTATGGCCTATCAGCAGTTTAAAAAACAAATACAGGATCAAAACCTTTCCGATCTGATGGAAAAGATCGAGATCCCCTTGATAACTGTTCTGGCAAACATGGAAATGGAAGGGATTAAAGTGGATGAGGATGCGTTACAGCATCTTTCCCAAACCTTTGACCTGGAATTAAAGAGTCTGGAAAAAGAGATTTATGCCCTTGCAGGCGAGGAATTCAACATCAATTCTTCTCAGCAGTTGGGGGTTATTTTGTTTGAAAAATTACAACTGAAAACCGCCAAAAAGACAAAAAAGAAAACCGGTTACTCAACAGATGTGGAAGTGCTGACCAAGCTTGCACAAACACATGAACTGCCTGAAAAGCTGCTGAGATACCGAACTCTTGGCAAGCTTAAGTCAACCTATGCGGATTCTTTGCAGCAGCTGATCAACAAAGAGACCGGCAGAATTCATACCTCTTTTAACCAGACCATTACAGTTACCGGCCGGTTGAGCAGTTCCCATCCAAATCTTCAAAACATTCCCATCCGGAAAAAAGAAGGAAAAGAGATCCGCAAAGCCTTTATTCCGAAAAAGGGCCATACCCTTATTTCAGCAGACTATTCCCAGATAGAGCTTAGAATCCTGGCTCATTATGCCGAAGATGATATTCTCATTGAGGCGTTTAATGAGGGTGAGGATATTCATACCCGGACAGCCCTGGAGGTTTTCCAGGTTTTGCCCGAATTTGTTACCGCAGATTTAAGAAGCCAGGCCAAAGCCATAAATTTTGGCATTGTCTATGGCATGAGCGGGTTCAGGCTGTCCAATGAGCTGTCCATCAGCAGGAAAATGGCCAAAGCCTATATTGATAATTATTTTAAACGGTATGCAGGTGTGAAAAAATTTATTGATACCACCATAGAAGAAACCCGCAAAACAGGTGAAGTTTCAACGCTTTTTGGTCGAAAACGCCGCCTGGATGACATCAACTCTTCCAATGCAAATGTTCGCAATTTTGCACAGCGGGCAGCCATCAACACGCCCATACAGGGCAGTGCCGCTGATTTGATCAAAATGGCCATGATCAAAATGGCAGATGCCTTGAAAGCAAATAACATGGCTTCAAAAATGCTTTTGTCCGTTCATGATGAGATCATATTTGAATGCCCGCTTGAAGAAAAAGAGCAATTGATTGATCTGGCAAAAACCGTTATGGAACAGGTTCATCCCCTGAAAGTTCCTTTAACTGTAAATTTTGGTATCGGTGAAAACTGGGCACAGGCTCATTAA
- a CDS encoding NAD(+)/NADH kinase has protein sequence MSAKRIGLVIKNDEKAEKKALEIEKKLGNQCVVIDIQHSESTAIPDNLLCIIVLGGDGTFLSAARFIENRDIPLMGVKFGEVGFLAETTEENLYKAITALVQGRFLVQTRTRLNIKVMRNSEQIVDVDVLNDAVINKSALSRLASCAVYLDSNYLTTYRADGLIVGTPTGSTAYSLAAGGPVVHPSVSSIILTPICPFTLTNRPLIIPDTTQIEIRLEGSPEDMILTLDGQEGFEMDPGDKIFIKKSRNDIQMISFEAQSYYKVLKTRLHWSGGRS, from the coding sequence ATGAGTGCAAAACGGATCGGGCTTGTAATTAAAAATGATGAAAAGGCTGAAAAAAAGGCCCTGGAAATTGAAAAAAAACTGGGAAACCAATGTGTTGTCATTGATATCCAGCACTCGGAGAGTACTGCTATTCCTGATAATTTGTTGTGTATCATTGTCCTGGGCGGAGACGGCACATTTTTAAGTGCTGCACGATTCATAGAAAACCGGGACATTCCCCTGATGGGGGTAAAATTCGGTGAGGTCGGGTTCCTGGCCGAAACAACCGAAGAAAATCTTTACAAGGCAATTACCGCACTGGTTCAAGGGCGGTTCCTTGTTCAAACAAGAACCCGTCTTAATATCAAAGTTATGCGCAACAGTGAACAGATTGTTGATGTTGATGTCCTCAATGATGCGGTCATCAACAAATCAGCTCTTTCAAGGCTGGCATCATGTGCCGTATACCTGGATTCAAATTATTTGACAACCTACAGGGCAGACGGCCTGATCGTTGGAACCCCAACCGGATCAACCGCCTATTCCCTTGCTGCGGGAGGGCCTGTGGTACACCCGTCAGTCTCTTCTATCATCCTGACTCCGATCTGTCCGTTTACATTGACCAACAGGCCCTTGATTATTCCTGACACAACACAGATAGAGATCCGCCTGGAAGGCAGTCCTGAAGATATGATCCTCACCCTTGACGGCCAGGAGGGATTTGAAATGGACCCTGGAGACAAGATTTTCATTAAAAAAAGTAGGAATGATATCCAAATGATATCATTTGAAGCTCAATCCTACTATAAGGTGTTAAAAACCCGTCTGCACTGGAGCGGAGGGCGAAGCTGA
- a CDS encoding purine-nucleoside phosphorylase — translation MMKNDRQLVGKTVHFLTQAIGERPPSIGVLTGTGLSDTLDDLEVLKEFEYSQLPNFPISTVESHKGRLVYGNICGIPILMMQGRFHLYEGYSPAQVTFPVRVMQELGVKTLILTNAAGGINLNFSPGDIMIIKDHLNLTGKNPLTGPNEDAWGLRFPDMTQVYDQDLVGLAQKTAQTHQVPVQTGVYAGLLGPSLETPAEIRFLKAIGSDAVGFSTVMEAIAGVHADMKILGLSLITNINNPDAPVKTTLEAVLETAQGALKPLNRLLCNVIRQVRE, via the coding sequence ATGATGAAAAATGATCGGCAACTTGTTGGTAAAACAGTTCACTTTTTAACACAGGCAATAGGCGAGCGGCCGCCTTCCATTGGGGTGTTAACCGGCACAGGGCTTTCCGATACTCTTGATGACCTTGAGGTGCTAAAAGAGTTTGAATATTCACAACTGCCCAATTTTCCGATATCCACGGTTGAAAGCCATAAAGGCAGACTGGTGTACGGCAACATCTGTGGCATACCGATTCTGATGATGCAGGGCCGTTTCCACCTGTATGAAGGATATTCACCGGCCCAGGTCACTTTCCCGGTGCGGGTAATGCAGGAACTGGGCGTCAAAACATTGATTTTAACCAATGCTGCCGGGGGTATCAATCTGAATTTTTCGCCGGGTGATATCATGATCATCAAAGATCACCTCAATCTCACCGGGAAAAATCCCTTGACCGGTCCCAATGAGGATGCCTGGGGACTGAGGTTTCCTGATATGACACAGGTGTATGATCAGGATCTTGTGGGCCTGGCCCAGAAAACAGCCCAAACTCATCAGGTTCCTGTTCAAACAGGTGTGTATGCCGGTCTTTTGGGGCCAAGCCTTGAAACACCTGCGGAAATCAGGTTCCTAAAAGCAATTGGCAGTGATGCCGTGGGGTTTTCCACAGTTATGGAAGCCATTGCAGGCGTTCATGCCGACATGAAAATTCTGGGACTGTCGTTGATCACCAATATAAATAATCCTGATGCTCCTGTTAAAACCACGCTGGAAGCTGTTCTGGAAACCGCCCAAGGGGCGTTAAAACCCCTTAACCGATTGCTTTGCAATGTGATCAGACAGGTCAGGGAGTAA
- a CDS encoding EAL and HDOD domain-containing protein, translating to MDIFVARQPVFTAQKKLWGYELLFRLGFKNAFPDIDGDVATSNVLANTFFSFEIKEILGNKPGLINFTKELILQKTPLLFPQQHFIIEVLENIEPDHEILLALKEFHEKGFKIALDDFVYHEKFTPMMEMCDIIKFDLMATPLETLTGIVKDIRSNYSITLLAEKVETYEEFELAKEMGFDLFQGYFFSRPEILSKKEISSSQITKLKLINEVGKKELDIKKIESLIKKDVSVSFKLLKFINSAYFARPTPINTIKDAITYLGMEELRKFINIIAVSDLSESKPNELIRSSVIRARLCEQFGTVFKTHFTTEELFTLGLFSVMDAMLDIKMKDVLKNITFSEKIKDGLLGKDKEFKKILKIVVSLERGEWDNNFYTLIAGKSIEKKLPQFYLDAIQMVNSFLS from the coding sequence ATGGATATTTTCGTTGCTCGACAGCCTGTTTTTACTGCGCAAAAAAAACTTTGGGGATATGAACTTTTGTTCAGGCTTGGTTTTAAAAATGCTTTTCCGGATATTGACGGGGATGTTGCCACTTCCAATGTGCTGGCCAACACTTTTTTTTCTTTTGAAATCAAAGAAATCCTGGGCAACAAACCAGGCCTTATTAATTTTACAAAAGAACTTATTCTTCAAAAAACCCCGCTTCTCTTTCCTCAACAGCATTTCATCATAGAGGTGCTGGAAAATATTGAGCCTGACCATGAAATTCTTTTGGCCTTGAAAGAATTTCATGAAAAAGGGTTTAAAATTGCTCTGGATGACTTTGTCTATCATGAAAAATTTACTCCCATGATGGAAATGTGCGACATCATTAAGTTTGACCTGATGGCCACCCCATTGGAAACACTGACCGGCATTGTAAAAGATATTCGATCCAATTATTCTATCACCCTGCTGGCGGAAAAGGTTGAAACCTATGAAGAGTTTGAACTGGCAAAAGAGATGGGGTTCGACTTGTTTCAAGGATATTTTTTTTCCAGGCCGGAAATATTATCAAAAAAAGAGATATCATCCAGCCAAATCACCAAATTAAAGCTGATAAACGAAGTTGGAAAAAAAGAGCTTGATATAAAAAAAATTGAATCTTTGATTAAAAAAGACGTTTCAGTATCGTTTAAGCTTTTAAAATTTATCAATTCAGCATATTTTGCCCGGCCCACCCCGATCAACACCATTAAAGACGCCATTACTTATCTTGGTATGGAGGAACTCAGAAAATTCATCAACATTATTGCAGTATCAGACCTGAGTGAAAGCAAACCCAACGAACTGATCCGGTCTTCAGTCATTCGTGCCAGGCTGTGCGAACAATTCGGAACGGTTTTCAAAACCCATTTCACAACCGAGGAACTTTTTACTCTCGGCCTGTTTTCCGTTATGGATGCCATGCTGGATATAAAGATGAAAGATGTTCTTAAAAACATCACTTTTTCGGAAAAGATAAAGGATGGCTTGCTGGGAAAAGACAAGGAATTTAAAAAGATTTTAAAGATTGTTGTCAGTCTTGAAAGAGGAGAGTGGGATAATAATTTCTACACGCTGATCGCCGGCAAATCCATAGAAAAGAAATTGCCTCAGTTCTATCTTGACGCCATACAAATGGTGAATTCTTTTCTTTCCTGA
- the leuD gene encoding 3-isopropylmalate dehydratase small subunit: MKEFKGNVLFLDRSDINTDEIIPAKYLTEIEKSAMKPHLLEDLKLEGFDPKADIDQKAVVITRENFGCGSSREHAPWALEENSINVVIAASFARIFRQNMYNCGMLAIELPRDTINAIFDTFGKSNAQVEVDVDASMLTILTKDKTEKIEFQISEFDKTLIKTGGWVEYADKNY, encoded by the coding sequence ATGAAAGAATTTAAAGGAAATGTATTATTTCTTGATCGCTCGGATATCAATACGGATGAAATCATTCCAGCCAAATATCTGACTGAAATTGAAAAATCAGCCATGAAACCCCATTTGCTTGAAGATTTAAAGCTTGAAGGATTTGACCCCAAAGCAGATATTGACCAAAAGGCCGTGGTTATCACCCGGGAAAATTTCGGGTGCGGATCATCCAGAGAGCATGCACCCTGGGCTCTTGAAGAAAACAGTATTAATGTTGTGATTGCCGCAAGTTTTGCAAGAATATTTCGTCAAAACATGTACAATTGCGGCATGCTGGCCATTGAACTGCCCCGGGATACTATCAATGCAATTTTTGATACATTTGGAAAAAGCAACGCTCAAGTCGAAGTGGATGTTGATGCATCAATGCTGACTATTCTGACAAAAGACAAAACTGAAAAAATTGAATTTCAAATTTCAGAATTTGACAAAACCCTTATTAAAACCGGCGGATGGGTAGAGTACGCAGATAAGAATTATTAG
- a CDS encoding 3-isopropylmalate dehydratase large subunit, which yields MGKTIAEKIFDAHLVDEPFGDVSVLKLDRVFCHEITTPTAIQDLVARGKDRVFDPEKIKAVIDHVTPAKDSKTAMQGKILRDWAKRHKIKDFFDIGHNGVCHAIFPEKGFARPGFTIIMGDSHTCTHGAFGAFAAGVGTTDLEVGILKGVCTFKKPETYKIEIVGTLQNGVYAKDIILKVIQELGVNGATNMVIEFRGNIVDEMNMDQRMTLSNMAVEAGATSGICLPDMTTVEYLWDFIKDEHASKQEALETFSTFNSDEDAVYANQKTIDVSDLEPLTTFGYKPDNVKPVSQMKGTKIDQVYIGSCTNGRLEDLRIAAKVLEGHTINENVRGIVSPATPKIFSQALEEGIIKIFMESGFCVTNPTCGACLGMSNGVLADGEVAAATTNRNFNGRMGKGGMVHLMSPATAAASAITGEISNSSLFCK from the coding sequence ATGGGAAAAACCATCGCAGAAAAAATTTTTGACGCACATTTAGTAGATGAACCTTTTGGAGATGTCAGTGTTTTAAAACTGGACAGGGTGTTTTGTCATGAAATCACAACCCCCACAGCAATCCAGGATCTGGTGGCAAGGGGAAAGGACCGGGTGTTTGACCCGGAAAAAATCAAAGCGGTGATTGATCATGTCACCCCTGCCAAAGACTCTAAAACTGCCATGCAGGGCAAAATTCTGCGGGACTGGGCAAAACGGCACAAGATTAAGGATTTTTTTGATATCGGCCATAACGGTGTGTGCCATGCCATTTTCCCTGAAAAAGGATTTGCCCGGCCAGGATTCACCATTATTATGGGTGATTCACATACCTGCACACACGGTGCTTTCGGGGCATTTGCAGCAGGAGTAGGCACAACGGATCTGGAAGTCGGTATTTTAAAAGGGGTGTGTACCTTTAAAAAACCTGAAACATATAAGATTGAAATCGTTGGAACCCTGCAAAATGGCGTATATGCCAAAGATATCATTCTCAAGGTCATCCAGGAGTTGGGCGTAAACGGGGCCACCAATATGGTCATTGAATTCAGAGGCAATATTGTGGATGAAATGAACATGGACCAGCGCATGACCCTTTCCAACATGGCGGTGGAAGCAGGTGCCACAAGTGGGATCTGTCTTCCTGACATGACAACGGTGGAGTATCTGTGGGACTTTATCAAAGATGAGCATGCAAGCAAACAGGAGGCCCTGGAAACCTTTTCAACATTCAATTCCGATGAGGATGCCGTGTATGCCAATCAGAAAACCATTGATGTCAGTGATCTTGAGCCGTTAACAACCTTTGGATATAAGCCGGACAATGTCAAACCCGTATCCCAAATGAAGGGAACAAAAATCGATCAGGTCTATATCGGCTCCTGCACAAACGGGAGGCTTGAAGATTTAAGAATTGCCGCAAAAGTTCTGGAAGGCCATACCATCAATGAAAATGTCCGGGGCATTGTATCGCCTGCCACACCCAAAATCTTTTCACAGGCTTTGGAAGAAGGGATTATCAAAATTTTCATGGAATCGGGTTTTTGTGTGACAAATCCCACTTGCGGTGCCTGTCTTGGCATGAGCAACGGAGTTCTGGCCGACGGTGAGGTGGCTGCAGCCACAACAAATAGAAATTTTAACGGCCGCATGGGCAAGGGCGGTATGGTTCATTTGATGAGCCCTGCAACAGCAGCAGCCAGCGCAATTACAGGCGAAATTTCAAACTCCAGTCTTTTTTGTAAATAA
- a CDS encoding IMPACT family protein encodes MTDEQMDENYFYSIEHQRTSTIKIRRSVFICTLEFVDSIENAKEFISRISKENKTATHNCWAYVLGDKGEIFHCSDAGEPSGTAGKPILNTLKSHCMTNIAAVVTRHFGGVKLGVRGLIEAYSASVKETIDLKKLKKLIHTVSIDIKVSYEFNDTLLNQIKKYLDRITNTAYTDKIVHRVEVELKNYARMESLLLEYQARKKLKFTIIPQD; translated from the coding sequence ATGACGGATGAACAGATGGATGAAAATTATTTTTACTCAATTGAACATCAACGAACCTCAACCATAAAAATAAGGCGGTCTGTTTTTATCTGCACTTTGGAATTTGTGGACTCCATTGAAAACGCCAAAGAATTTATTTCCAGGATTTCAAAAGAAAATAAAACCGCCACTCATAATTGCTGGGCATATGTTTTAGGAGACAAAGGAGAAATTTTTCATTGTTCCGATGCAGGCGAACCTTCCGGAACAGCAGGCAAACCCATCCTCAACACATTAAAAAGCCATTGCATGACAAATATTGCAGCTGTTGTGACCCGGCATTTCGGCGGTGTCAAACTGGGTGTCAGGGGGTTGATTGAAGCCTATTCAGCGTCTGTGAAAGAAACCATTGACCTGAAAAAATTAAAAAAACTGATACATACGGTAAGTATTGATATCAAGGTGTCCTATGAGTTTAATGATACGCTGCTCAACCAGATAAAAAAATATTTAGACAGGATAACAAATACTGCCTATACAGATAAAATTGTACACAGGGTTGAAGTTGAACTTAAAAATTATGCCCGGATGGAAAGCCTGCTGCTGGAATATCAAGCCCGGAAAAAATTAAAATTTACCATTATACCACAAGACTGA
- a CDS encoding methylenetetrahydrofolate reductase produces the protein MKLSQKLGKNFVITTELGPVKGVLADESLEKARDYLPLDGINIHDCPMGNLRINSISMASLIQNSLDVETVPHFTCRDRSLLGTQADLLGAHTLGIRNILVTTGDPPKHGPYPSKAVYDYNTVDLIRLIKKMNNGLDYDEKEFGGSTDFNIACTAMPTSRKPEHEMEKMEKKISAGADFFQTQVVYDSEKAVTFLKAARKLDKPILIGVMPLKSVKMARFMDKNVEGIDVPEDVISRMENQGATGIEITCDFIKDIIEYADGIHIMAMGDVKGTNHIIEFTRSLIAQ, from the coding sequence ATGAAGCTATCACAAAAATTAGGCAAAAATTTCGTTATCACCACTGAGCTTGGGCCGGTAAAGGGTGTCCTGGCAGATGAATCTCTGGAAAAGGCCCGCGATTATCTCCCACTGGACGGCATCAATATTCATGATTGCCCCATGGGCAACCTGCGGATCAATTCGATTTCCATGGCAAGCCTGATCCAGAACAGCCTTGATGTTGAAACCGTGCCCCATTTTACCTGTAGAGACCGAAGCCTGCTGGGAACACAGGCTGACCTGCTGGGGGCACACACCCTTGGCATCCGCAACATCCTTGTTACAACAGGTGATCCGCCGAAACACGGGCCTTATCCGTCCAAAGCGGTTTATGATTACAATACGGTTGACCTGATCCGACTGATAAAAAAAATGAACAACGGGTTGGATTATGATGAAAAAGAATTCGGCGGAAGCACGGATTTTAACATTGCATGTACTGCCATGCCAACATCCAGGAAACCCGAACATGAGATGGAAAAAATGGAAAAAAAGATCTCAGCCGGAGCGGATTTTTTTCAAACCCAGGTTGTGTATGATTCTGAAAAAGCCGTGACGTTTCTTAAAGCCGCCCGGAAACTGGACAAACCGATATTAATCGGAGTAATGCCGCTCAAAAGTGTAAAGATGGCAAGGTTCATGGATAAAAATGTTGAGGGTATTGATGTTCCGGAAGACGTTATTTCTCGTATGGAAAATCAAGGCGCAACCGGGATTGAGATTACCTGCGATTTTATAAAGGATATTATTGAATATGCAGACGGTATTCATATTATGGCAATGGGAGATGTAAAAGGCACCAACCATATTATCGAATTTACCCGCAGCCTTATTGCACAATGA
- a CDS encoding helix-turn-helix domain-containing protein, with the protein MKAKLGALLRAIRSSRHITIKEVAGKAGVSSSLLSQIERNRISPSLDTLLQILEVYGVTPDKFFKDYETNSRVEIIKRDDRKIYQRKGFKYEKLCGDSQTRGNHSFNAFFLELAPGQLRGDAGNGHLGRELGIVVKGSAQLVYGEETYEIQKGDSVSFFSQIPHVIQNSSDQIFQAYWVVTPADGEDYFGEKTS; encoded by the coding sequence ATGAAAGCAAAACTCGGCGCACTGCTCAGGGCCATCAGAAGTTCACGGCACATTACAATTAAAGAAGTTGCAGGAAAAGCCGGTGTCAGTTCAAGCCTGCTGTCACAAATAGAAAGGAACCGGATATCCCCTTCCCTGGATACCCTGCTTCAGATTCTGGAAGTGTATGGCGTTACGCCGGATAAATTTTTCAAAGATTATGAAACAAATTCCCGGGTTGAGATTATCAAAAGGGATGATCGAAAAATTTATCAGCGAAAAGGCTTTAAATATGAAAAGCTTTGCGGAGACAGCCAGACCAGGGGGAACCACTCGTTTAATGCCTTTTTTCTGGAACTGGCCCCGGGCCAGTTGAGAGGGGATGCCGGCAACGGGCATCTTGGACGTGAGTTGGGAATTGTTGTTAAGGGATCTGCACAGCTTGTTTATGGTGAAGAGACATACGAAATTCAAAAAGGCGACTCAGTGTCCTTTTTTTCACAGATCCCCCATGTGATTCAAAACTCATCGGATCAGATATTCCAGGCATACTGGGTGGTAACACCGGCAGACGGGGAAGACTATTTTGGAGAAAAAACATCATAA